CGCGCCACCCGCCCCGCCGGCGGCGACCTTCAAGAGGACCGCGTCCTCGCGGCGCCACACGATCGAGCCTTGGAGCCAGCCCGCGCCGCCTCGCAACGCGACCGCCACCTCATCGCCGTCCTTCAGTTGATCCATCAGATTCTTATCCATCGCTCATGCTCCTCCGAGTTCGGACCGGAACCAGTCGATCGTGCGTTGCAAGCCCTCGCGCACGGGAACTCGCGGTTCCCACCCCAGCAACTCGCGGGCGCGGCTGATATCGGGGCGGCGGACACTGGGGTCGTCGACCGGTCTGGGCTCGAACGCGATCTCCGAGGTCGATCCCGTCAGCTCTTTGATCATCGAAGCCAGCTCGAGAACCGTGTACTCCTCGGGGTTGCCTATGTTGACCGGGTCGTGCTCGCCGGACGCAAGAAGCCGGATGAACCCCTCGATCAAGTCGTCGACGTAACAGAAGCTCCGGGTCTGCGACCCGTCCCCGTGGACGGTCATGGGCTCGCCCTTCAGCGCCTGCACGATGAACGTGCTCACCGCGCGCCCGTCCATCGGGCGCATGCGAGGCCCGAAGGTGTTGAAGATCCGAACGATCCTCGTGTCCAATCCGTGGAACCGGTGGTACGCCATGGTCATCGCCTCGGCGTAGCGTTTCGCCTCGTCGTAGACCCCGCGCGGGCCGATCGGGTTCACGTGGCCCCAATAGCTCTCGGGCTGCGGGTGGATCTGTGGATCCCCGTACACCTCGGACGTCGAGGCGATGAAGTAGGTCGCCTGCTTGGCTTTCGCGATCCCGAGGGTGTGCCACGTCCCGATGGCGCCCACCTTGAGCGTGGGGATGGGATGGGCGAGATAGTCGATTGGGGACGCGGGGCTCGCGAAGTTCATGACCGCGTCGATGTCGCCGTCGGGGAACAGCGGTGTCGAGATGTTGTGCTCGACGAAGCTGAAGCGGACGTTCGCGGACAGCTCTTCGATGTTGTCCCGCCGTCCGGTGATCAGGTTGTCCACGCAGACGACCTCATGCCCGTCGTCGAGCATGCGCGTGCACAGGTGGTATCCGAGGAACCCGCCGCCGCCGGCGATCAAGACTCGCATCGGTTGAGGAGGATACCTGAGGGAACCGGCGCCGACGCGGGAACCTCTAGCGGCCGACTCCCTCATAGGTGAATCCGAGCTGGCGGAGCATATGCGGATCGAGGAAGTTCCGCGCGTCCACGACGACCGGAGTTGCCATGACGTCGCGAACCCGCGCGAAGTCGAGCCAGCGGAACTCGTTCCATTCCGTCAGCAACAGGAGCGCGTCCGCTCCTTCGACGGCTTCGACGGCTCCCGGAGCCCGCTCCACGCCGTCGAAGGTCCGTCCGGGATCCACGGCGGGGTCGTACGCGCGGATCCGCGCCCCGCGCGCCAGGATGTCCCGGATCACGGCCAGCGAAGGCGAGTCGCGCACGTCGTCGGTATTCGGCTTGAACGCGAGGCCCCAGACCCCGATCGTCCTGCCGGCGAGTCCCCCGACGAGTCGCTCCAGCTTGCCGGTGATGACGCGGTGCTGCTCGTCGTTGACCTCGAGCACCCCGCGGAGCAGCCCGAAGTCGTACCCCTGGTTCTCGGCGACCTGGATCAATGCCCGGCAGTCCTTGGGAAGACACGAGCCGCCGAACCCCGGGCCGGGTTTCAGGAACTCGAAGCCGATGCGCGCGTCGTAGCCCATCCCGAGCGCGACCTCCTTGACGTCGGCACCGACCTGGTCACAGATGTTTGCGATCGCGTTGATGTAGGAGATCTTCGTCGCCAGGAACGCGTTCGACGCGTACTTGATCATCTCTGCGGTCGCCGGGTCGGTGACGATGAGCGGTGCCCCCAACGGCCGGAAGAGCTCGGTCAACAGGCCGGCAGCCCGCTCGCTATGCGTGCCGATGACGACCCTGTCGGGGTGCATGAAGTCGAACACGGCCGAGCCTTCACGCAAGAACTCCGGGTTCGACGCGACGTCGAACTCGATCTGAGCAGGGAGCCGCTCGCGGACGATCCGCTCGACCAAGCGGGAGGAACCGATCGGCACCGTGCTCTTGTTGACGATGATCTTGTAGTCGCCGATGTGCTGCGCGATGTCCACGGCGGCCTGCTCGACGTGGGATAGATCGGCGCTCCCGTCCTCGGCCGGCGGCGTCGGCACGCAGATGAAAACGAACTGCGACTTCCGAACGCCCTCGCCAAGATCGGTGGTGAACCGCAGCCGCCCGGCGTCGAGGCCGCGTTGCACGACTTCCTCGAGACCCGGCTCGTGGATCGGGATCTGGCCGCCCCGGAGCTTCTCGACCTTCTCAGCCACGACGTCGACGCAGGTCACTTCGTGACCGAGGTCGGCGAAGCAGGACCCGGTGACGAGCCCCACGTACCCGGTGCCGACGATCGTGATCTTCATGCTCGCTCCCCTACCCGGTCTCGCCAATACTCCAAGGTGTCCCACAAGGTCTGCTCGAACGGGATGCTCGGCTCCCATCCAGTCGATTCTCGGAACTTGGTCGTGTCGGCTTGAAGCACGAGAACGTCTGAGGGGCGCATCCGCGTCGGATCCTGACGGATCTCGATCGGGACCTTCGCCATCCCGATCAGCATGTCGGCGACATCGGCGATCTTCCACGCGCGCCCAGATCCGATGTTGTAAACGTCGCCCGGCTCGCACCGTTCGAGCGCGAGCCAGTACGCCTTGACGACGTCGCGCACATCGCTGAAGTCCCGTTGCGCATCGAGGTTGCCGACGTTGAGCACCGGCTCCCCCCGCCCGGCTTCCGCGAGCGCGATCTGCTGCGCGAAGCTCGAGATGACGAACACCTCTCCGCGGCGCGGGCCTTCGTGATTGAAGGCGCGGGTGCGGACGATGTGCATCCCGTAGGACTTGAAGTACTGGAACCCCATGAGGTCCTGCGCGACCTTGGAGACGGCGTAGGGCGACATCGGACGTAGCGGGTTCGTCTCCCGGATCGGAAGCTCGGAGTCGAGCACCTCGCCGTATTCCTCGGACGAGCCTGCGATCTGCACGCGGGCGTCGGGAAGGTCTGCCCCGCGGATGGCCTCGAGAAGGTGGACCTGGCATTGCACGTTCGTCGTGAGCGTCTCGGCCGGCGCCGACCAGGACGCGGCGACGTAGGACTGGGCGGCGAGGTGGAAGATCCGGTCGGGACTGAACGTCGCGATCACGTGGCGGGCGGCCGTTCCGTCGCGAAGGTCGGCCTCGAACAAGGTTACTCGGTCGCGCACCTCGGCGAGGTTCTCTTGCTGCGACCGCCACCGCATCGTGCCCGCGACCTCGTGCCCCAGGCTCAGACAGTACTCGGCGAGGTGGCTGCCGACGAAGCCGGTGACACCGGTTATGAGGACGCGCAAACCACTCTCCAGATCGGGGCTCGGGCTGCGGGGCACTGCGAAATTAGAGGTTAGCATGGGCCCCCGTGGCCCACCACCGGCTCCCGGAACGCATCCTGATCGTCTCGCACTCGTATTTCATGCGGGATACGAGGCCTCGGCGTCATGCGCAAGCGTTCGTCGACGCCGGCTGGGGGGTCGACGTCCTGTGCGCGCGCGACGAGGGCGAGTCGAGGCGCGAGCACGTCGCCGGCGTCGAGGTTCACCGGCTCCCGGCAAGGCGCCGGCGCGGATCGAAGGGACGCTACGCTTTCGAGTACACATCGTTCGGCGCGATGGCGCTCGGGGCGATCGGCGCGATGCATCTCCGGCGTCGATACGACGTCGTGTACGTCTTCGGGATCCCGAACATCATCGTCCGGAGCGCGCTGGTGCCCCACCTGGCGGGTACGCGGATCATCCTCGACATGCGCGATCCGTTGCCGGAGTTCTTCCAGTCGCGCTACGGGTTCGCCGACGATCATCGCGCCGTCCGAGCGCTGCTGCTCGAAGAGCGGCTCAGCTGTCGCTACGCCACGCACGTGCTCACCGTCATCGACGCCATGCGCGACCTGTTCCTGCGCAGCGTCGCTCCCGAGAAGATCACCGTCGTCCGCAACGCACCGGACCCGCGCCTGTTCTCGCGCAGCGACGAACTGCCGGCACGAGATCCGGCCGACCGGACGATCTTGTACGCAGGAACGGTCGCCGGCCGGTACGGCGTCGACCTGATCGTTGAGGCGGTCGCCAGGCTCAAGGATGCGATCCCGGGTATCCGCGCGAGGATCGTCGGCGACGGCGACCTCGTGCCGCGATTGCGCGAGATCGCGCGAGCCAACGGGATCGAGGACCGGGTGTCACTCGACGGACCGGTGCCGCTGGACGCGATGCCGGGCATCATCGCCGGCTCGTGGCTGGGCGCTCAGCCGCATCGAGCGGATCCGTTGATGCGCTACAGCTTCTCGACCAAGTTGCTCGAATGGGGCGCGCTCGGCCTGCCGGTGATCTGCTCGGCGACCGAGGCGGTCGTCCGCGAGTTCTCGGACGAGGAGATGATGTTCATCCGACCGGGGGACGTCAACACGCTCTGTGAGCGGATCCTCGAGGCGCATCGGGATCCCGAAGGGCTCGCGCGCAGGATCGAGGGAGGGCGAGCGGCGGCGGGACGGTTCGACTGGAACGTGGAGCGCGAACGCCTTCTCGAGGCGGTATCCGGCGTAGAGGCGTCGCGCCGGGCCGGTCGCACGGGACTATAATCTGCCGCCGGAAGTGACCTCCTTCTCGATCCGCACCGACCCCGTTCGCCGCCCATGAAGACTGCCCAGAGCGCCCACGACGCCGTCACGCGCATAAGCGCAGGACAGATGGCCTCCCCGCGTCGCTATATGCGGGAGGCCTGGGAGCGGCGCAGCCTCGTTCGGGTGCTCGCCAGCCGCGAGCTGAAGAGCACCTACGAGATGAACGTCGTCGGGTTCGCGTGGTGGATCCTCGAGCCCCTCTCGCTCACGCTCGTCTACGTCGTGCTCGTCAGCTTCATCCTCAAGGCGGCCGAGCCTGCCTTCCCCCTGTACGTACTGACGGCGCTCCTTCCGTTCAAATGGATGACCTCGTCGCTCAGCGGGGCCATGGCCGTCGTGCGCAGCAACACCAACCTCATCCAGGACCTCTACTTCCCGCGGGCGTTGCTCCCGATCGCCGAGGTCGTCACCTCGTTGGCACACTTCGCGGTCGGGCTTCTGATCGTGCCGATCTTCATGGCGGTGTATGGGATCGCGCCGTCCTGGCATCTGGTCTTCCTTCCGGTGATCATCGCGGCTCAGTTCATCCTCTGCCTCGGCCTGGCCTATCCGCTGGCGGTGTGGGGGCTGAACTACCGCAACCTGCCGGGCTTGATCGGAAATCTGTTCCGGCTGTGGCTCTATCTCTCGCCCGCGTTGTGGGCGCTCGAGACGAGGGTGAAGAATCCGAACTTCCGCAACCTCGTTCGGTTGAATCCTCTGACGGGCTTGTTCGAGAGCTATCACGGTGTGATCGGCGTACTCCCCGTCCCCGGATCCGAGACCCTCACGAAGCACGTCGTCCCCGGCTGGGGGCTCGCGTATTCGGCAGGCTTCGGCGTCGTCGCGTTGCTGCTCGGCGGCTGGTACTTCATCCGCCGCGAGGCCCAGTTCGGAAAGATGCTGTGAGCGACTACGCGATCCGCGTTCGCGACTTAGGCATCCGCTTCTTGCTCCGCCACCAGAAGGCACCGACGGTGCACTCGGGCCTGGTGAGGTTCCTCAAGCGCGCGGGGAAGCCCGAGGAGTTCTGGGCGCTGCGCAACGTCACGTTCGACATCCCTTCGGCCAGCGTGTTCGGGATCATCGGCCAGAACGGATCGGGGAAGTCGACGATGCTGCGTGTGCTCTCGCGGATCCTCGCGCCGGACGAGGGCGAAGTTGAGCTGCGCGGTCAGGTTTCGAGCTTGCTGTCCCTCGGCGCCGGCTTCCACGCGGAGCTGACCGGTCTCGAGAACATCACCTACAACGGGATCCTGCTCGGGCTCAGCCGCCAGGAGATCGAGCGGCGGAAGGACGCGATCATCGAGTTCTCCGGTCTCGGCGAGCGGATCGACACGCCGGTGCGCACGTACTCGACCGGGATGCGCGCGCGCCTGGGATTCAGCGTCGCCGTCCACGTCGACCCCGAGATCCTCGTCGTCGACGAGGTCCTCGTCGTCGGGGACGCGAACTTCCGGGAGCGATGCGCGAACAAGATGCGAGAGCTTTTCACAGCCGGCGCGACGGTCGTGATGGTCCAGCACAACCTCGAGGCGGTCCTGCAGATGTGCCACCGATGCCTGTGGCTCCAGAACGGCAGGATCCGCCAGCTGGGTGATCCGCTCGAGGTCGTGAACGCCTACCTCGCCAGCCAGAACATCCCGCCGATGTCGATGCCCCGGAACCAGCTGCAGGGCATCGTGAGCGAGACGATGCCCTAACGGTTCGCCGTCCGGCTCTTAGAGCCAGGCTTCGTCGGAGAATGTGATGTCGTGGGCGCCGGCTGCGTTCGTGTTCCGCAGGAACCAGCTGGACCCTCGCACGACACCCACGGTCGTATGGCCGTCGCCGTCCCAATCACCCACGACGTGGACGTCCGTGGCGGCTCCGAACGCGAACGTGATCGCGGCGTACGGGCCGAACCCGTCGTTCAGGTACCACGTGTTGCCGCGCAAAACGCCGGGCGAGTCGGCGCCGTCCCCGTTCCAGTCGCCCACGACGGCGACATCCGTGGGCTGGCCGTACGCGAACGAGACGTCGGCGATGTTGTCGGTTCCGTTGTTGAGGTACCACACGTTGCCGCGGACGAGCCCGGGCGTGTCGGTCCCGTCGTCGTTCCAGTCCCCTACCACCGGACGGTCCGTCGTCTTCCCGTAGGCGATCGAGATGTCGGCGATGGCGTCGAAGCCGTTGTTCAGATACCAGAGATTGCCGCGGACGACGCCCGGGGTAGCGATCCCGTCGCCGTTCCAGTCGCCGACGATCGGCCGGTCGGTCGTCCTCCCGAACGCGAACTCGATCTCCGGCGAGGCATCGAAGCCGTTGTTGAAGCGCCAGACGTTCCCGCGCCGGAAACCTCCGGTTTCGGTTCCGTCCCCGTCCCAATCACCGGACAGCGGATCGCCCGAGGGAGCCCAGCGCCCATACATCTTGAGCCCAGAGAGCTGCGGCCGGAACGCGGTGCACCCGAGGGCGTTGAACTTGGGATCCACCCCGAAGAGGTTGCCGCCGCCGTCGATGATCGGCTTCGGCGAGTTCGTGCTCTTCAGGAAGCGCTCGGCGAGGAAGCCCGCATTGTCGAACGCGATGTTGTTCGCCCCCGTCACGTCCTGTCCGCGCAGGTTCGGGTACCACCACTTGCCGGTGGACTTGCCCATCAGATTGCGCTCGAACGTCGTTCGCGTCGTAGCGCCCACGACCATCACGTTCTGGGACGCGTTGTACAGCGTGTTGTTGCGGATGATCACGTCCTCCGCTCCCCCTTCGGAGCCGCCGCCCACCTTGATGTTCTCGCCGTTGCTGGCGTTGAACATCACGTTGCGTTCGACGATGCCCGGGCCGGGCTGATCCTCGACCTTCAGGCCGATGTAGAGGTTGTGGTCGAGGAACGGCGGATGAGCCGCGTACGTGTCGTGGATGCAGTTGCCGGCGATCCGCCAGCCGGACGGCTGTCCGACCACGGTTGATCCGACGAACAGACCGGCGTAGGAGCGAGCGCCCCAGATCTCCGCGTTCTTGAACGTCCAACCCACGCCGTGCATGATCTTCACGAGTGGGTCGCTCGGCGTTCCGGTCGCCGGATCCCACATCGCGTTGATCCCGTCGAAGGTCCAGTAGTTCGATCCCCTGATCTGGAGCACGCCCTTCACGATCGGGACCTCGCCCGGGTAGGCGGCCACCGTGATGGGGTTACCGGCGGTCGCCGGGCGGTACACGACGCTCGTGATCCGCTCGACGTACGTCCCGCCGCGCACGAGCAAGGTGTCGCCGGGGAACAGCGAGGCAAGCCCTTTCCCGACTGTTCTCCAGGGCGCGCCGAGCGTGCCCGCGTTCGCGTCTGCGCCCGAAACCGAGACGTAGAACGTCGATGCGGCCCGTGCCGGAGCGGCCCGCAACACCGCGAGCGAGACGAGGACGGCCACGGCAAGGGCAAGGGCGCGCCCGCGACGTGCGTCGGTTGGGAACGAAGAACGGACGATCTCCACCACTGATGTTTTTCGGCCATAAACGCCCGAGACTTGACCAGCGTGTTTACGCAAAGGCCCTGGTAGTCCGCGTCGGCTACGGCGACCGCCTCCGACGGGTCTCAAGGCGTCCTCCGGCCGGGCCGACGTTGAGGATGAAGAAGGGGGGTTTCGTCCGTTGCATTCGCATCGATCGACGCTCGCGGCGCTGACGCTGGCGAGCGTGGCAGCGGCCGCTTCGCTGGTGTTCGTTCACCCCGCGCTCGGAGCCGGTACGCCCCTGCCGTCGAACGCCGTGCTCGTAGCCGAAGGACACGGCTGGGGTCACGGGCGCGGCATGGGTCAGTGGGGCGCGAAGGGCCAAGCCGACGCCGGCAAGACGTGGTCCCAGATCGTGCTGTCCTATTACTCCGGCGTCACCATCGGCACGCGGCCGGCCGACGAGGATCTACGGGTCCTCGTCGAGACTTCCTCCGACGTCCTCGTGTCGAGCGCCGCGCCGTTCACGGTGAAGTGGATCGGGCAAGGGACGCTCGCAGCGAGCGATGCCACGTTCAAGTTCTTCCGCGCGCGGCACGATGGAACCGTGTACATCGTCGAGAAGTCCGCGTCCTCCACCGGGCCCTGGACCGTCGTCGGCACGAACACGGTGCCGGCGCGATTCATGCCGGGCACCGAGCTCATGCAACACGTCGAGGAATCCGGCGTCGTTCGCTACTACCGCGGCTTCGTCGACGGGATCAAGACCGGGACGACGTCGATGCGAACCATCAATGAGCTCACGATGACGCAGTACCTCTACGGTGCCGTCCCGCGAGAGATGCCGGCCACTTGGGCGCCAGAGGCGGTTCGGGCGCAGTCCGTCGCCGCTCGCTCGTACGCCACGTACAAGCGCGACGGCGCGCGCGCCGCCGGTCAGAACTACGACATCTGCGCGACGACGTCGTGTCAGGTCTACCTCGGCGCCGCCTCACGGCCCTCCGTCGCCTCGACCACAGTGACCCAGCTCGAGCACGCGGCATCGAGCGCAGCCGTCGACGCCACGGCGGGCAAGGTACTCTTCTCGGCCGGGAAGCCGATCCTCGCCGAGTACTCGTCGTCCACCGGCGGCTACTCGGCGGCGGGCAGCGTCTCCTACCTGTCCGCCGTTCCCGACCAGTACGACTCGGTCTCACCGCATCACGATTGGACGACCGACATCACCGCGACGTCGATCGAAGACAACTGGCCCGAGATCGGCGAGCTCGTCGGCGTCAACGTCACCGAACGAAACGGCTTCGGCGAATGGGGCGGCAGGGTCTTGAAGATGCAGCTCATCGGAACGATCAAGACCCTGACGATCAGCGGAGAGACGTTCCGCTCGGCCTTCTCGTGGCCGTCGAGCGGTGGCGTAAAGAGCACCTGGTTCCGGATCGCCACCTTCCAGGGCGTGCTCTCCTCAACGCCGGGGAAGCTTCCGGTGGTGGCCGGAGCCTACGGCGTGCTCCCGATCTTGATGAAGAACACGGGCACCGCAGCGTGGCCGCTCGGTGGAGCGGTCCGTCTGGCGACGCCGGCACCGAGCACGTTCGCCGGTTCCGGATGGATCTCTTCGACGCGGCCGGCGGCGGTCACTTCGAACGCGAGCGTTCCGGGGAAGACGTCGATCGGTCCGAACGAGGTCGCCCGGTTCGACGTGCGGCTGAACACCGGCCTCCTGGCGCCGGGGAGCTACACCCAGGAGCTTCGGCTCGTGAACGACGATCTCGGGACCTCGATCAGCAGCCCCTTCACGATCGCCGTTCCGGTGGTGCTAAGCATCGTCGGGGTCGTCCGCGGCAACACGTGGTACCTGCACACGGGAGCAGCGGACACGACGCTCGGGTTCGGGAAGACAACCGACCGGCCGATCGTCGGAGACTGGGACGGCGACGGCACCGACACCCCCGGGCTCGTACGCGGCAACGTCTGGTACCTCAACAACGGAACCGACAACATCGCCGACGTCTCCTTCGCGTTCGGGAAGACGACCGACCTTCCCATCGTGGGGGACTGGAACGGCGACGGGACCGACTCGCCCGGCGTCGTGCGGGGCAACCTTTGGTACCTGAACAACGGCTTCGACAGCACCGCGGAGATCTCGTTCGGCTTCGGCCAGCCCACCGACGCTCCCCTCGCCGGCGACTGGAACGGGAACGGCACCGACACGCCCGGCCTCGTGCGCGGCAATATCTGGTACCTCAACAACGCGTTCGACAGCGTCGCCGAAACCTCGTTCGCGTACGGGCAGGCGACCGACCGCCCGATCGCCGGAGACTGGGACGGCGACGGGACCGACACCGCCGGGCTCGTGCGCGGAAACGTCTGGTACCTCAACAACGGAACCGACGCGATCGCCGACGTCTCGTTCGCCTACGGACAGCCCACGGATGTTCCCATCGTCGGCGAGTGGAGCGGCCCGCCCAAGACCACCCCCGCCCTCGTGGAAGGGAACGTCTGGGGGATCAACATGGGATTCGATCCCGATGCCGACGCCGAGGTGGCCTACGGCGCGCCCGACGACCGGCCGGTCGCCGGCGACTGGGACGGCGACGGAGGCGAGACGCCGGGCGTCTTCCGCGGCAATGTCTGGTACCTCAACAACGGGTTCGGGCCGTTCGCCGACGTATCGTTCGCCTACGGGCAGCCCACCGACGCTCCCCTCGTCGGCGACTGGGACGGCGACGGGACGGACTCGGTCGGGGTCTTCCGCGACAACGTCTGGTACCTCAACAACGGCACCGACAACATCGCGGACGTCTCCTTCGCCTTCGGCCAGGCCACCGACATTCCCGTCACCGGTGACTGGGACGGCGACGGGACCGACACGCCCGGTGTCGTGCGCGGCAACGTCTGGTACTTGAGCAACAGCTTCGACGGGCTCGCCGACGTCACGCTGACGTTCGGATCGGCCGGCGGAACACCGTTGGCCGGCGACTGGGACGGCGACGGTACCGACACGCCCGGCCTCGTCCAGGGCTCCACCTGGAAGCTGAGCAACGGCTTCGACGGCGACGTGGACATCACGTTCTCGTTCGGGTCCGGCTCTGGGCGGCCGGTCGTGGGACGCTGGATCGGCTGAGCGCGACGGATCCGGCCGGAGCTCAGCGACCGGATCGCGAGGCCGCGGGCCGAGCGGATGCGATCCGCTCGTAGGTCTCGACCAGGATCCTGGCTTGGGCTTGCCACGTGAAACGTGCGGCGGCGGCGGCGGCGCGACCCCGAACCTCCGACAGCCGGCCGGCGGGTGAGACGAGGCGCCGGACCGCCGACGCGATCGATCCGGGATCGGCGGCGTCGAAGAGCTCTCCTACCTCGTGTTCCGACACGATACGGCGGATGTCCGGGAGGTCGCTCGCCGCCACCGCGAGCCCGGCGTGGAGGTACTCGAAGAGCTTGTTCGGCGCCGCGAGCAGGTTGTTGAGGCCGACGGGAAGATACGGCGCGAGACCAACGTCTGCTCCGGCGACAACGGCGACGACGTCATCGGGGTCGATCGGCCCGTAGAACGCGACGCGGTCGCCGACGCGCTCGCGTTCCACGAGAGCGCGCAGCTCGGCCTCCAGCGGGCCCCAGCCGATCATGACCGTCCGGCCCGCGTCGAGCATCCGCGTCGCGAGGACCAGATTCTCGAGGCCCCGGCCCGTCGTGAAACCGCCCGCGTAGACGAGCAGCGGTTCGCTGCCCCGGCGCAGCCCGGCGATCGGGCTGGCCGCCGGATCGGGCGGCGTCGAGCCGGGCGGGCAGTTCATCACCACGACCGGCTGCTCGATCGCGTAGCGTTCCGCCAGGACGTCGCCCCGCGCCGGCGACGGCACGATGACGGCGTCCGCTTCGCCGATAAGCCGCCGCTCGACGCGCCTCCAGCGCTCGCGCTCCCCGGCGCCCAGCCCGGGCATCTCCGTGTACAGCTCGTGCGCGTCGAAGACGAGACGAGCGCTATGGGCCCGCGCGGCGCGCCACGCCGGCTCGAGCGTGTTGAGATCGTGCGCGTGGTAGACCTCGGCCGGGACCGAGCGCGCCGCGCGGGCGAAACCGCGACCGAGGACGACGTCGCGCAACCAGACCGCCTGTGCCGGTCGCGCGAACACGCGCCGCCCGACGGGAGGACCCGCGTGGCCTGCGGCGCCGAGGATCGTGGGCCCGGCCAGCCGCCCGGCGCGCACCGCTCGCAGGACGTGTATCCCGTCGCGCTCCTCGCGCTCGGGAAGATCTCCTGTCCCCAACGCGAGCACGGTCACCTCGTGCCCCGCTTCCACGAGCGAGCGGGCCTCACGCAGGACCCGGGCGTCGCGAACGAAGAGGTTCCGAACCAGCATGCAGACGCGCATGGGAAGTGCTACCCGGCCCGCGACGCCCGGCCCTCGCCCCAGCGTCCGATGTGCTCGGCGATGCGCTCGCCGGCCTTCCCGTCCCAGAGCGGCGGCCGCGGTCCGGTGGGACGCGGTTCCTTCACGGCCGCGAGCGCCTCACGGCGGATGCGCTCGGGGTCGGAACCGACGAGCCGGTTCGTCCCCATCTCGATCGTGATCGGACGCTCGGTGTTCGCGCGGAGCGTGAGGCACGGGACCGACAGGATCGTCGTCTCTTCCTGGATGCCCCCCGAGTCGGTCAGTACCACGCCGGCCTCCGCCATGAGCCGCAAGAAGTCGAGGTATCCGAGCGGCTCGACGACCGTGAGCCCGCGGACCGCGCCGTCCATCCGCGGCGCGAGACCCTCAAGGCCGAACCGGTCGATCATCTTCGCCGTCCGAGGATGCGCCGGGAACACGATCGGGAACTCCCGCCCGACCTCCGATAGCGCGCGAAGGATCCCGGTGAGCACGACCGGATCGTCGACGTTGGACGGCCGGTGCAACGTCACGAGCCCGTACGCGGCGCCGCCGAGCCCGAGACGCTCGACGACGTCCGAGCGCCGGGCGTGCTCGCGATGTCGCTCGAGCGAGTCGATCATAGGATTGCCGACGAAACGGATCCCATCGGCGGCGATCCCTTCTCGGAGGAGGTTCGCCTCGGCTTCGGGCGAGGTCGTGAACAACAGATCCGAGACCTGATCCGTCAGGACGCGATTGATCTCCTCCGGCATCGCGCGATCGTAGCTGCGGAGCCCGGCCTCGACGTGCGCCACCGGCACGCCGAGCTTCGCGGCGACGAGCGCGGCCGCGAGGGTCGAGTTCACGTCTCCGACCACGACGACGAGGTCGGGATGTCGATCTTCGATGACCGGCTCGATCCGCTCCATAACGCGCGCCGTTTGAACCGCGTGCGACGCCGAGCCGACGTCGAGATGGATGTCCGGCTCCCGCAATCCGAGGTCGGCGAAGAACGCATCGGACATCTCGGTGTCGTAGTGCTGCCCGGTGTGCACCAGGATCGTCTCGATGCCGCGCGCCTCCAACGCGCGCATCACCGGCGCCGCCTTCATGAAGTTCGGGCGCGCTCCTGCGACGTGCAGTACGTTCATGTGCGTCGTCGGCTTCTGTAGGGGATCTGCTCCGATGAGGCAGGCGTATCGTACCGTGTAGGCTGCCTGCCCCGATGAGGCGCAGCACCGCATTCCTGCTCATGGCGGCCGCCGCCGTGGCCTTCATGGCTCCGGCGCTCTTCACGGGCCGGACCTTCGGCGCGACGGACCTGCTGATGACGTACGCGCCGTATCGCGAATCGTTCGCGACCGCGCCGCCGGTCGGCAACCCGCTCCAGTCGGATCTCGCGCAGCAGCTCTCGTTCGTCGGGGAATTCTGGTCGGCGGCGCGCGACGGGCGGCTCCAGCTCTGGGAACCGGA
Above is a window of Actinomycetota bacterium DNA encoding:
- a CDS encoding ABC transporter ATP-binding protein; its protein translation is MSDYAIRVRDLGIRFLLRHQKAPTVHSGLVRFLKRAGKPEEFWALRNVTFDIPSASVFGIIGQNGSGKSTMLRVLSRILAPDEGEVELRGQVSSLLSLGAGFHAELTGLENITYNGILLGLSRQEIERRKDAIIEFSGLGERIDTPVRTYSTGMRARLGFSVAVHVDPEILVVDEVLVVGDANFRERCANKMRELFTAGATVVMVQHNLEAVLQMCHRCLWLQNGRIRQLGDPLEVVNAYLASQNIPPMSMPRNQLQGIVSETMP
- a CDS encoding SpoIID/LytB domain-containing protein; amino-acid sequence: MHSHRSTLAALTLASVAAAASLVFVHPALGAGTPLPSNAVLVAEGHGWGHGRGMGQWGAKGQADAGKTWSQIVLSYYSGVTIGTRPADEDLRVLVETSSDVLVSSAAPFTVKWIGQGTLAASDATFKFFRARHDGTVYIVEKSASSTGPWTVVGTNTVPARFMPGTELMQHVEESGVVRYYRGFVDGIKTGTTSMRTINELTMTQYLYGAVPREMPATWAPEAVRAQSVAARSYATYKRDGARAAGQNYDICATTSCQVYLGAASRPSVASTTVTQLEHAASSAAVDATAGKVLFSAGKPILAEYSSSTGGYSAAGSVSYLSAVPDQYDSVSPHHDWTTDITATSIEDNWPEIGELVGVNVTERNGFGEWGGRVLKMQLIGTIKTLTISGETFRSAFSWPSSGGVKSTWFRIATFQGVLSSTPGKLPVVAGAYGVLPILMKNTGTAAWPLGGAVRLATPAPSTFAGSGWISSTRPAAVTSNASVPGKTSIGPNEVARFDVRLNTGLLAPGSYTQELRLVNDDLGTSISSPFTIAVPVVLSIVGVVRGNTWYLHTGAADTTLGFGKTTDRPIVGDWDGDGTDTPGLVRGNVWYLNNGTDNIADVSFAFGKTTDLPIVGDWNGDGTDSPGVVRGNLWYLNNGFDSTAEISFGFGQPTDAPLAGDWNGNGTDTPGLVRGNIWYLNNAFDSVAETSFAYGQATDRPIAGDWDGDGTDTAGLVRGNVWYLNNGTDAIADVSFAYGQPTDVPIVGEWSGPPKTTPALVEGNVWGINMGFDPDADAEVAYGAPDDRPVAGDWDGDGGETPGVFRGNVWYLNNGFGPFADVSFAYGQPTDAPLVGDWDGDGTDSVGVFRDNVWYLNNGTDNIADVSFAFGQATDIPVTGDWDGDGTDTPGVVRGNVWYLSNSFDGLADVTLTFGSAGGTPLAGDWDGDGTDTPGLVQGSTWKLSNGFDGDVDITFSFGSGSGRPVVGRWIG
- a CDS encoding glycosyltransferase, which translates into the protein MRVCMLVRNLFVRDARVLREARSLVEAGHEVTVLALGTGDLPEREERDGIHVLRAVRAGRLAGPTILGAAGHAGPPVGRRVFARPAQAVWLRDVVLGRGFARAARSVPAEVYHAHDLNTLEPAWRAARAHSARLVFDAHELYTEMPGLGAGERERWRRVERRLIGEADAVIVPSPARGDVLAERYAIEQPVVVMNCPPGSTPPDPAASPIAGLRRGSEPLLVYAGGFTTGRGLENLVLATRMLDAGRTVMIGWGPLEAELRALVERERVGDRVAFYGPIDPDDVVAVVAGADVGLAPYLPVGLNNLLAAPNKLFEYLHAGLAVAASDLPDIRRIVSEHEVGELFDAADPGSIASAVRRLVSPAGRLSEVRGRAAAAAARFTWQAQARILVETYERIASARPAASRSGR
- the wecB gene encoding UDP-N-acetylglucosamine 2-epimerase (non-hydrolyzing) encodes the protein MNVLHVAGARPNFMKAAPVMRALEARGIETILVHTGQHYDTEMSDAFFADLGLREPDIHLDVGSASHAVQTARVMERIEPVIEDRHPDLVVVVGDVNSTLAAALVAAKLGVPVAHVEAGLRSYDRAMPEEINRVLTDQVSDLLFTTSPEAEANLLREGIAADGIRFVGNPMIDSLERHREHARRSDVVERLGLGGAAYGLVTLHRPSNVDDPVVLTGILRALSEVGREFPIVFPAHPRTAKMIDRFGLEGLAPRMDGAVRGLTVVEPLGYLDFLRLMAEAGVVLTDSGGIQEETTILSVPCLTLRANTERPITIEMGTNRLVGSDPERIRREALAAVKEPRPTGPRPPLWDGKAGERIAEHIGRWGEGRASRAG